From Musa acuminata AAA Group cultivar baxijiao chromosome BXJ3-8, Cavendish_Baxijiao_AAA, whole genome shotgun sequence, one genomic window encodes:
- the LOC135583692 gene encoding FCS-Like Zinc finger 2-like isoform X1: MGSQRSQAPPVPPHLRLPVSSPQRPLRHQETRKQTPVRRQQERKTSERLKLMESSSFSCSSSSSASSSSASDLEAGRAAPYNSAGAAAGSRSPKARFFCDGLDHEEPHHFLDSCFLCGKPLAGNRDIFMYRGDMPFCSEECRQEQIEMDESKEQNRKVPPKASSSSKDSSKGGTATGPSKSHKVHVRAGTAVVAG, encoded by the exons ATGGGCTCGCAGCGCTCCCAGGCACCACCCGTG CCACCTCACTTGCGTCTCCCCGTCTCCTCCCCACAGCGCCCTCTGCGCCATCAAGAAACAAGGAAACAAACACCTGTACGGCGACAACAGGAGAGAAAGACCTCCGAACGCCTCAAGCTGATGgagtcctcttccttctcttgttcttcttcctcctccgcctcttcttcttctgcttctgatCTCGAGGCTGGACGCGCTGCTCCTTATAATTCCGCCGGAGCGGCAGCGGGATCTCGGTCGCCCAAGGCCAGGTTCTTCTGCGACGGCCTCGACCACGAGGAGCCGCACCACTTCTTGGACTCGTGCTTCCTCTGCGGCAAGCCCCTTGCCGGCAACCGCGACATCTTCATGTACAG AGGGGATATGCCGTTCTGTAGCGAGGAGTGCCGGCAGGAGCAGATCGAGATGGATGAAAGCAAGGAGCAGAACCGGAAGGTCCCCCCCAAGGCTTCTTCTTCCAGCAAGGACTCGAGCAAGGGTGGCACTGCCACCGGCCCATCCAAGTCCCACAAGGTCCACGTTAGGGCCGGCACCGCCGTGGTTGCAGGCTAA
- the LOC135583692 gene encoding FCS-Like Zinc finger 2-like isoform X2: MGSQRSQAPPVRPLRHQETRKQTPVRRQQERKTSERLKLMESSSFSCSSSSSASSSSASDLEAGRAAPYNSAGAAAGSRSPKARFFCDGLDHEEPHHFLDSCFLCGKPLAGNRDIFMYRGDMPFCSEECRQEQIEMDESKEQNRKVPPKASSSSKDSSKGGTATGPSKSHKVHVRAGTAVVAG; this comes from the exons ATGGGCTCGCAGCGCTCCCAGGCACCACCCGTG CGCCCTCTGCGCCATCAAGAAACAAGGAAACAAACACCTGTACGGCGACAACAGGAGAGAAAGACCTCCGAACGCCTCAAGCTGATGgagtcctcttccttctcttgttcttcttcctcctccgcctcttcttcttctgcttctgatCTCGAGGCTGGACGCGCTGCTCCTTATAATTCCGCCGGAGCGGCAGCGGGATCTCGGTCGCCCAAGGCCAGGTTCTTCTGCGACGGCCTCGACCACGAGGAGCCGCACCACTTCTTGGACTCGTGCTTCCTCTGCGGCAAGCCCCTTGCCGGCAACCGCGACATCTTCATGTACAG AGGGGATATGCCGTTCTGTAGCGAGGAGTGCCGGCAGGAGCAGATCGAGATGGATGAAAGCAAGGAGCAGAACCGGAAGGTCCCCCCCAAGGCTTCTTCTTCCAGCAAGGACTCGAGCAAGGGTGGCACTGCCACCGGCCCATCCAAGTCCCACAAGGTCCACGTTAGGGCCGGCACCGCCGTGGTTGCAGGCTAA
- the LOC103994593 gene encoding mitochondrial pyruvate carrier 4, which produces MAASKIQALWNHPAGPKTIHFWAPTFKWGISIANVADFAKPPEKISYPQQVAVACTGLIWSRYSTVITPKNWNLFSVNVAMAGTGIYQLSRKIRHDYFSEVEEVPAKE; this is translated from the exons ATGGCAGCATCAAAGATTCAAGCTCTATGGAATCACCCAGCGGGCCCTAAAACca TCCATTTTTGGGCCCCAACATTTAAGTGGGGAATTAGTATCGCAAATGTTGCAGACTTCGCTAAGCCACCTGAAAAGATTTCTTATCCTCAGCAAGTTG CTGTTGCTTGCACTGGTCTCATCTGGTCACGTTACAGCACAGTTATTACACCT AAAAACTGGAACCTCTTTAGCGTGAATGTTGCGATGGCTGGAACAGGCATTTATCAACTATCTCGCAAGATTCG GCACGATTACTTCTCTGAGGTAGAAGAAGTACCAGCAAAAGAATGA
- the LOC135644608 gene encoding BOI-related E3 ubiquitin-protein ligase 1-like isoform X1 translates to MAVRAQHPSNVLLLNRSEPEKKEMEFPGTAPGLLDQSLVYFANANGANGNPMKRAREVTGVSVASPPQQGHLINLFALEPLPASAPLPPPTLLSLAELQSLPRPFTPGGLRLALEGQNRYQSQKQSDPLLSSSSSVSSSLLSALPAEEFAARINRHKDEIEQYLHAQGEQLRRSLAEKHQKHYRALLAAAEESAARRLREKELEVQRAQRRSTELEDRLACLRTESMAWQAKAMADQATAASLHAQLQHAASAAAAPPSGMGGGCNETPPAEEAGSAYVDPDRVEPERSCRACRRRAASVVLLPCRHLCLCDACDAATAAESCPVCRSVRTGSIQVCFS, encoded by the exons ATGGCAGTTCGAGCCCAACACCCCTCCAACGTTCTGCTACTAAATAG AAGCGAGCCGGAGAAGAAGGAAATGGAATTCCCTGGAACCGCCCCTGGGCTTCTCGATCAGTCTCTGGTTTACTTCGCCAATGCCAATGGAG CGAATGGGAACCCGATGAAGCGGGCAAGGGAAGTCACGGGCGTCTCGGTGGCGTCGCCGCCGCAGCAGGGTCACCTCATCAACCTCTTCGCCCTGGAACCCCTGCCCGCTTCGGCTCCGCTTCCACCTCCCACTCTTTTGAGCCTCGCCGAGCTTCAAAGCCTCCCCCGTCCCTTCACCCCCGGCGGCCTTCGTCTCGCCTTGGAAGGACAAAATCGGTACCAGAGCCAGAAACAATCCGATCCGCTTCTCTCTTCGTCTTCTTCCGTTTCCTCGTCCCTCCTCTCCGCCCTTCCGGCTGAAGAATTCGCTGCCCGAATCAACCGACACAAGGACGAAATCGAACAGTACCTCCACGCCCAG GGAGAGCAACTGCGGCGGTCGTTGGCGGAGAAGCATCAAAAGCACTACCGGGCCTTATTAGCCGCGGCGGAGGAGTCGGCCGCCCGGAGGTTGCGGGAGAAGGAGCTGGAGGTGCAGCGGGCGCAGCGGCGGAGCACCGAGCTCGAGGACCGACTCGCCTGCCTCCGAACGGAGTCGATGGCATGGCAAGCCAAAGCCATGGCGGACCAGGCGACCGCCGCATCCCTCCACGCCCAACTCCAACACGCCGCGTCTGCTGCCGCGGCTCCCCCCTCGGGGATGGGGGGCGGGTGCAACGAGACCCCACCCGCCGAGGAAGCCGGGTCGGCCTACGTCGATCCGGACCGAGTCGAGCCGGAGCGGTCGTGCCGCGCGTGCCGGCGTCGGGCAGCCTCGGTGGTGCTCCTCCCGTGCCGCCACCTATGCCTCTGCGACGCCTGTGACGCCGCGACTGCCGCCGAGTCGTGCCCGGTTTGCCGCAGCGTCAGAACGGGAAGCATCCAAGTGTGCTTCTCGTAG
- the LOC135644608 gene encoding E3 ubiquitin-protein ligase BOI-like isoform X2: protein MKRAREVTGVSVASPPQQGHLINLFALEPLPASAPLPPPTLLSLAELQSLPRPFTPGGLRLALEGQNRYQSQKQSDPLLSSSSSVSSSLLSALPAEEFAARINRHKDEIEQYLHAQGEQLRRSLAEKHQKHYRALLAAAEESAARRLREKELEVQRAQRRSTELEDRLACLRTESMAWQAKAMADQATAASLHAQLQHAASAAAAPPSGMGGGCNETPPAEEAGSAYVDPDRVEPERSCRACRRRAASVVLLPCRHLCLCDACDAATAAESCPVCRSVRTGSIQVCFS from the exons ATGAAGCGGGCAAGGGAAGTCACGGGCGTCTCGGTGGCGTCGCCGCCGCAGCAGGGTCACCTCATCAACCTCTTCGCCCTGGAACCCCTGCCCGCTTCGGCTCCGCTTCCACCTCCCACTCTTTTGAGCCTCGCCGAGCTTCAAAGCCTCCCCCGTCCCTTCACCCCCGGCGGCCTTCGTCTCGCCTTGGAAGGACAAAATCGGTACCAGAGCCAGAAACAATCCGATCCGCTTCTCTCTTCGTCTTCTTCCGTTTCCTCGTCCCTCCTCTCCGCCCTTCCGGCTGAAGAATTCGCTGCCCGAATCAACCGACACAAGGACGAAATCGAACAGTACCTCCACGCCCAG GGAGAGCAACTGCGGCGGTCGTTGGCGGAGAAGCATCAAAAGCACTACCGGGCCTTATTAGCCGCGGCGGAGGAGTCGGCCGCCCGGAGGTTGCGGGAGAAGGAGCTGGAGGTGCAGCGGGCGCAGCGGCGGAGCACCGAGCTCGAGGACCGACTCGCCTGCCTCCGAACGGAGTCGATGGCATGGCAAGCCAAAGCCATGGCGGACCAGGCGACCGCCGCATCCCTCCACGCCCAACTCCAACACGCCGCGTCTGCTGCCGCGGCTCCCCCCTCGGGGATGGGGGGCGGGTGCAACGAGACCCCACCCGCCGAGGAAGCCGGGTCGGCCTACGTCGATCCGGACCGAGTCGAGCCGGAGCGGTCGTGCCGCGCGTGCCGGCGTCGGGCAGCCTCGGTGGTGCTCCTCCCGTGCCGCCACCTATGCCTCTGCGACGCCTGTGACGCCGCGACTGCCGCCGAGTCGTGCCCGGTTTGCCGCAGCGTCAGAACGGGAAGCATCCAAGTGTGCTTCTCGTAG